From the Burkholderia ubonensis subsp. mesacidophila genome, the window CGCCTTGATCTCGCCGGTTTTCACGTGGCTGTAGAGGCCGCTGCCGTGCGGGTCGGCAAGCACGATCCGGATCTCCGGGTCCTGCTCCTTCAGGTAGCGGCTCACGCCGGCCAGCGTGCCGCCCGTGCCGGTCGCGCACACGAACGCATCGACCGTGCCCGCCGTGTCGCGCCAGATTTCCGGCCCGGTCGTCTCGTAGTGCGCCTGCCGGTTGACGACGTTGTCGAACTGGTTGGCCCACACCGCGTTGTCGAGCTCGTCCGCGAGCCGTCCGGCAATCTTCTGATAATTGTTCGGGTCGCGGTACGGCACCGCCGGCACCGGCCGCACCTCCGCACCGAGCGTGCGCAGGATTTCCATCTTCTCCGGCGATTGCGTTTCCGGTATCACGATCACGCAGCGATAGCCGCGCGCCGCGCAGATGTGCGCGAGACCGATGCCGGTGTTGCCCGCCGTCCCTTCGACGACGGTGCCGCCCGGCTTCAGCACGCCGCGCCGCTCCGCGTCGCGGATGATGTAGAGCGCCGCGCGGTCCTTCACGGAACCGCCCGGGTTCATGAATTCCGCCTTGCCCAGGATCTCGCAGCCGGTCTCCGCGCTGAGCTTCGCCAGCCGGATCAGCGGCGTTTGCCCCACGCAGTCGACGAAACCGTGTCGCACGTCCATGCCAGCCTCCGTCGCGCGCCCAGCGCACACAACGAAGGATAGGACGCCGCGCCGCGGCCCGCTTTCGCCGCCTGCGATCGCGTACTAAGCTTGGAGAGCCCATTCGCGACGCCCGCGCCGCATCGCCCCAGACGAGGTCCGCCATGCTGCAACTGCACACCGTGACCGTTCACAAGCCCGAGACGATGAACTTCATTCTCGGCCAGACGCACTTCATCAAGTCCGTCGAGGACATCCACGAGGCGCTCGTCGGCACCGTGCCCGGCATCCGCTTCGGGCTCGCGTTCTGCGAGGCGTCGGGCAAGCGGCTCGTGCGGCGCTCCGGCACCGATCCGGACCTGGTCGAGCTCGCGACCCGCAACGCCAGCGCGATCGGCGCCGGTCACGCGTTCATCGTGCTGCTCGGCGACGGCTTCTACCCGGTCAACGTGCTGAACGCGATCAAGGCCGTGCCGGAGGTCTGCCGGATCTACTGCGCGACCGCGAACCCGACCGAAGTGATCGTCGCCGAGACCGGACAGGGCCGCGGGATCGTCGGCGTCGTCGACGGCTTTGCGCCGCTCGGCGTCGAAAACGACGACGACGTGCGCTGGCGCAAGGAGCTGCTGCGCACCATCGGATACAAGGCTTAGTGCCCGTTGCGCCGCGCGCGGGTCCGGATGCCGCTGGCCCGCACCGGGCGGTTCATGCAGGAGAGGCGGCAGCCTGACCGCGATTCGCGGCCGGGCGTGCGGCGCCCGCAGCGGGCGTCGCCGGAGTCGGCCGTGGCGCGGGATGTCCCGCTGCCGGGCTGCCGCCGACGCCGGCCGCCGCACCTGCACCTGCACCTGCCGTTGCACCTGCACCTGCACCGCTCGTGCCTGCCGCCCCCGCCCCGCCCGGCGTCCCGGTTCCAGCGCCCGCCCCGGCATGCGCGGCCGGCGCGGGCGTGCTCGAAGCCGCCGGCGCGGCCCCCGCGTCGGCGGGCGGCGCCAGGTCCTTGTCCAGCGCGGCGAGCCTCGACGCCTGCGCCTTTTCCGCATCCGCCTCGCGCTGGCCGCGCGCCGCGATTGCGGCCTTCTCCTCCGCGTCGGGATTCAGCGTGTTGGCCTTGATGCGGTCGACCTGCCCCTTGCCGGCGAAGCGATCGAGCGGCAGGTAGTCGGTCTTGAAATACAGCTCGACGCCCGAGTTCAGATCGAGGTCGGTGTTCATTTCCTCGGTGGTCTGGGTCTTCTGCGTCGACACGTACGCGATCGTGTTGCTCATCTTCGCTTCCGCTCCCCAGAAGCCGACGTTGAAGCTGCCTTTCGCATCGATCTTGTTCTGGAAATCGAAGCGGCTGCCCTCGTCCGCGGCCGCGGCGCTGCGCGTGTCGATGTGAAAGCGCATCGACGCGTTCAGCCGGCCGCTCTCGATCACGATCCGCTGCATGCCGAGCATCACCATCGTGCCCAGCAGTTGCTGGCGCTGCTGCGCGAGCGCCCTGCGCGCGAACGGCAGCAGCACCGCCTCCGGGTCGCCGCTCGGCACCGATTCGTTCGGGCCGAGCCCGAGCACCGCGCGCAGCGCGCCGTCGGGCGGCATCGCCGCGCCGTCCTTCAATCGCACCGTGCGCGACGCGTCCGCATCACCCGGCATGCGGTCGCCGCTGTCGTCGCCGGACGTGTCGTCGCCGGCCAGCTCGAACGAGCCCGGGAAGCTGTCGACGAGCCATTGCCGTGCGCGGTCCGGGCCGAGATTCGCGTCGGCGAAATCGTCGGTGGTCGACGCGACGTTGCGCAGCAGGTCGAGAAACGACTGCATCTGCTGCTGGTTCGAATCGGTGATTGCCTTGAACACGCCGTTGATCAGGTCCGACACGAAGCGCGGAAACGACACCGCGTTCAGGATCCGCTGCGTCGTGCTCGCGAGCTTGTCGGTCGCGACGCCGCTGAACGCCTGTCCGGCGTTGGCGAGCGCGGCCGCCGCCGGCGCGCGCGGCGCACGGCCGGGCGCCGCGCTGCGCTGCAGCTGGCGCGCGTCGGCGTCGCTGCGCGCCTCCTCGAGCAGCAGGTTCATCGCGGCCGCGCACACGCGCACCAGTGCCTGCGACAGCGTCTTGCGGTCGTCCGGCGCGAGCGCGCGAAACTCCGGCGCCCGGGACAGCAGCTCCCGCACCGCAAGGCGCACCGCGGGCAGCGGCTGAGGATCGCGGGCATCGGCTCGCATGTCAGCTCCCGGCCGCGCTGCCCAGCTTTTCGCTCAGGTCGAGACTCGACTGCAGCCAGGTCGCCGCGTTCACGCGCACCGGGTCGCCGGTCGCAACGGCGGGCGCCGAGCCGTCCGCGACATGCGGGCCGACTGACGCGAGCCACGTCAGCACCGCGAAGCCGGCCTTCGCGCGCTCGACCCGCGGCTCAATCACCGGCTGCGTGCGCAGGTAGCGCTGCGCGAGCGTGCGCACCACGTCCCACAGCGCGCGCGCGCCGAACGCGCGCTGCACGGACGCGTGCTGCAGCAGTCGGATCGCGGCCTGCACCGTCGACAGGATGTCGCCCGCCATGAACGCGCTGATGCCCGCGCCCCGCTCGATCAGGATGTCGAGCACCTGCCGCGCGGCGAGCGCGACCTGGGCGACCTGCGCGGGGTCGAACGCCCCGCCGGGCAGCTGCGCCGCATCGAGCCGGTAGAGCGCCTCGCACAGGTCGATGAACGCCATCTCGAAGCGTTCGCCGGCGCTTGCCGACACGGCGGCGCCGCGGCCGGCCTGCGCGTCGTCGCCGAACAGGTGCACGTAGAACGCGTGCCGCTCGGCGGCGCTCGCGCGCTGGTTGCGCCCGTGCCAGAAGGCCGCGACATCGTTCGCGGCGTCGCCCAGATCGGCGGCGAGGCCGCCCGCCATCGCGACGCCGCACAGCGCCTCCGCCGCGTTCACGAGGTCCGTGTTCTCGAGTTCCGACGCGAGATACAGCGCGGCGATCGCGTTCAGGTGCGCAGCGTTCGCCGTATCGGCGGCGACGGGCGGCAACGCGATGTCGCCGAGCACGTCGAACGCGAGCGCGACGCCCGCGGTTTCCGCGAGCCGCGCGAGATCGAGCGCCTGCGCCACCGCCAGCTCGACCGGCTGGCCGCGCACGTCGATGCAGCACGAAGAGGGAGCGATGTCGAACGGGGCCATGGCGGTCTACGGCTTGGCCGCGGCGGCCGCCTTCGGCTGCGGCTGCGGCACGGAGTTGCCCTGGATCGCGGCGATCATGTCCGGGCTCGCCAGCTTCTCCATCGGGAAATAGTCGCTCTTGAAGTTCACGCGGACCTCGCCGCTCAGTTGCGCCTTCACCTGGGCCTTCGATTCGGACGTGTCGTCGACGGCCGACGACACCGTGGTCATGTGATCGCTGGTCTGCGTCGAGCTGATGCCGGCCTGGATCGGATTGAACCAGCCGCCGGTGCTCGCGCTCTCGGTCGTCGTCGACGAATCGTGCTGCGCGTCGTACAGCGACGCCTTCGCGACGCGTCCCGCGGTGTCGGACGCGCGCATGTCGAACACGACCTTCGCGTTGATGTGGCCGTCGGTGATCACGATGCGGTTGATGCCGAGCATCACCATCGACGCGAGCAACTGCTGGCGCGAGCGCGCCATCTGCTGCCGCGCGGCCAGCACGAGCCGGGTTTCGTCCTCGGGACTCGAGATGTCGGTGACGGGCTTGTCGAGCCCGAGCTCGCCCGAGATGCGCTGCAGGCCCGCGGCCGGATCGTCGCCCTTCGCGACCAGTACCGGCTGCGGCGCCGGGGCCGCGGCGCCGTCGGCCTGGGCCATGTCCTGGCTGGTCGTATCGATGTCCAGCACGTCCGGGTACTTGCCCGACAGCCAGTCGCGCGCGTTGTTCTCGCTGATGTTGTCCTGCGCGAATTCGTCGACGGTCTTCGCGACGTTCGCGAGCAGCTCGCCGTACGCGCGCATCTGCTGGATCGACGAATCGACGATCGCCTGGAACACGTTCTGGATCAGCCCGCCGACGAACTTCGGGAAGTCGACCTTCTGCACCAGCTCGCCGAACTGCTGGACGCCCTGCCGGACCGCCGCCGCGTCGAACTGCTTGCTCGCGAAGCCGCGATTCTCGGTCGCGCGGCGGCCCGCCTCGGCCACGTTGTCGGCCTGCGCGGCCGCGACCGGCGGCGCGCCCGCCAATGCGCCGTCCGGATTGGCCATGTATGCGGCCACCTTGACCATCTGCGACGCGATCGCCTGCTGTTCGGCCGGCTTCAGATGCGAGAACGCCGGTACCGCCAGCAACATGTCCCTGACCTTCGGGCGCACCACCCCGAGGGTTGCATCGTCCGCCCACGCATGGGGCGCTGAGCGCGTGGTCATGGCGAATCCGCCGCCTCATGCGGCCGGCGCGGGCGCGGGCGCTCCGCCGGCAGGTGCGGCCGCGCCCGCGCCAGGTGTCGCGGCGGCGCCCGCGCCGGCCCCTGCTCCCGTCCCCGCCGCGGGCGTCGCGGCGCCTGCCGCCCCGGCCGGCGCGCGGACGCCGGCGCCGCGTCCCGGCACCGCCGCGAGCTGGAGCTGCGCGATCTGCGCGGGATCGACCATCTTCTCGAGCGGAAAATAGTCGCTCTTGAAATTCACGTCGACCGTGCCCGCGAGCGTCGCCTTGACCTTGAGTGATTCATCCTGCGTGTCGGACGCCGCGCTCATCGCGGTGACGATCGGCGTCTCGGTGTACTTGTACGTGCCCTTCGTGTACCAGCTCGCGTCGCGATCCTGCTGGTCGGGGCTCTGGCTCGCATCCTGGCCGTCGCCGCCGCCCGTGCTCTGGCTGGCGCCCCTGTCGTACGACCCTTCGGACCCGTAGCTCTTCTGCACGTTGCCGTACTGGTCGCGCGCGTAGTCGTACGCGGTCGCGCTGCGGCGCAGCTTGCGCGAGTCCTGCGCCTGGAAGTCGTACATGATCTTCGCGGAGATCCGCCCGTCGGTGACGACGATCCGGTTGATGCCCATCAGCACCATCGTCGCGAGCAACTGCTGGCGGCCCGTCGCGACGTGCGTGCGCGCCGCTTCGACGAGCGCGCGCTCGTTGTCGTCGTCCTCGGTGTCGAGGCTCGTGATCTTCGCGCCCGTCGACGCCAGCTTGTCGTTCACGCGCTTCAGCGCCGAATCCTCATCGACGTCGTCGCGCACCTGCAGCCGCGGCTGCGACTGCCCGTCGTCGCCGTCCGTGACGCCGATCTGGAAGATGTCCGGAAACTGCTCGACGAGATGGTCGCGGCCCTGGTTCTGCGTGACGTTGTCGTCACGGAAATTGTCGAGCGACTGCGCGACGCTCGCGACCAGCTTGCCGTACGCCTCCATCTGCTCGATCGACGACTGCACGATCGCATGGAACACGCCCTGGATCAGCTTCGCGACGAAGGTCGGGAAATTGACCTTCTGCAGGAACAGCCCCGCGACCTCCGCCCCTTCGCGCGCGGCGCCCGCCTTGAACTTCTGCGCGCCGATCGCCTGCACGGCCAGCCGGTCGGTCTGGTACTGTTCCGCGCCGGGCGGGTTGTCGAGCGCTTGCGCGCTGACGCGGCTGTTCGCGAGCGTGTGGCCGGGAATGCCTTCCGGCGCCGCCAGGTAGTCGGCGATTTGCGCGGTGTCGTGCGCGATCTGCTGCTGGACGTGGCCCGGCAGGCGCTGGAACGCCTGGCTCTGCAGCAGCAAGTCC encodes:
- a CDS encoding cysteine synthase A codes for the protein MDVRHGFVDCVGQTPLIRLAKLSAETGCEILGKAEFMNPGGSVKDRAALYIIRDAERRGVLKPGGTVVEGTAGNTGIGLAHICAARGYRCVIVIPETQSPEKMEILRTLGAEVRPVPAVPYRDPNNYQKIAGRLADELDNAVWANQFDNVVNRQAHYETTGPEIWRDTAGTVDAFVCATGTGGTLAGVSRYLKEQDPEIRIVLADPHGSGLYSHVKTGEIKAEGSSITEGIGSTRITANLAGAPIDDAVRIDDVQCVTMVYRLLREEGLYVGGSSGINVAAAVWLARRMGPGHTIVTLLCDRGDIYRARLFNPAWLREKGLEPA
- a CDS encoding adenosine-specific kinase — encoded protein: MLQLHTVTVHKPETMNFILGQTHFIKSVEDIHEALVGTVPGIRFGLAFCEASGKRLVRRSGTDPDLVELATRNASAIGAGHAFIVLLGDGFYPVNVLNAIKAVPEVCRIYCATANPTEVIVAETGQGRGIVGVVDGFAPLGVENDDDVRWRKELLRTIGYKA